In Maniola hyperantus chromosome 20, iAphHyp1.2, whole genome shotgun sequence, the following are encoded in one genomic region:
- the Gbeta5 gene encoding guanine nucleotide-binding protein subunit beta-5: MHNAVEARRGAMAADPALAVAPEDALAALLREAEALKQKLEEERQKLNDVTLSSVAERLEQISFPTLKMRRVLKGHQAKVLCCDWSPDKRHIVSSSQDGKVLVWDAFAATREQSIATPSTWVLACAYAPSGALLAAGGLDNKVTVFALGDDESAARKRTVGTHAGYVAAVLFPNTDRQVLTGSGDGTCALWDVESGQLLQSFQAHAADVLALDLAPTDLGDTFVSGGGDRQVLVWDMRSGHAVQAFDAHRSDVTAVRFHPAGDALATGCDDSACRLFDLRADREVARYAKDSVIFGVNSVEWSLSGRLLFAAYSDHTACAWDALRAARVGVLCGHEHRVAHVTLAPDGTALATASWDCTVRVWA; encoded by the exons ATGCATAATGCGGTAGAGGCTCGGCGCGGCGCCATGGCGGCGGACCCGGCGCTGGCCGTCGCGCCCGAGGACGCGCTGGCGGCGCTGCTGCGCGAGGCGGAGGCGCTCAAGCAGAAGCTGGAGGAGGAGCGGCAGAAGCTCAACGACGTGACGC TGTCCAGCGTGGCGGAGCGGCTGGAGCAGATATCCTTCCCCACGCTCAAGATGCGCCGCGTGCTCAAGGGCCACCAGGCCAAGGTCCTCTGTTGCGACTGGTCTCCCGACAAACGTCACATCGTGTCCTCTTCTCAG GACGGCAAGGTGCTGGTGTGGGACGCGTTCGCCGCCACCAGGGAACAGAGCATCGCCACGCCCAGCACGTGGGTGCTGGCGTGCGCCTACGCGCCGTCGGGCGCGCTGCTGGCGGCGGGCGGGCTGGACAACAAGGTGACGGTGTTCGCGCTGGGCGACGACGAGTCGGCGGCGCGCAAGCGCACCGTGGGCACGCACGCGGGCTACGTGGCCGCCGTGCTGTTCCCCAACACGGACCGCCAGGTGCTGACGGGCTCGGGCGACGGCACGTGCGCGCTGTGGGACGTGGAGTCGGGGCAGCTGCTGCAGAGCTTCCAGGCGCACGCGGCCGACGTGCTGGCGCTGGACCTGGCGCCCACCGACCTGGGCGACACGTTCGTGTCGGGCGGCGGCGACCGCCAGGTGCTGGTGTGGGACATGCGCTCGGGCCACGCCGTGCAGGCCTTCGACGCGCACCGCAGCGACGTGACGGCCGTGCGCTTCCACCCGGCCGGCGACGCGCTGGCCACGGGCTGCGACGACTCGGCCTGCCGCCTGTTCGACCTGCGCGCCGACCGCGAGGTGGCGCGCTACGCCAAGGACAGCGTCATCTTCGGCGTCAACTCGGTGGAGTGGTCGCTCAGCGGCCGGCTGCTGTTCGCGGCCTACAGCGACCACACGGCGTGCGCGTGGGACGCGCTGCGCGCCGCGCGCGTGGGCGTGCTGTGCGGCCACGAGCACCGCGTGGCGCACGTCACGCTGGCGCCCGACGGCACGGCGCTGGCCACGGCCTCCTGGGACTGCACGGTGCGCGTGTGGGCCTGA
- the Bsg gene encoding uncharacterized protein Bsg → MARVASCLPLAFLFLASVIPSEAQKAEADAEAEESRVTVALGAPLTVECRLRAEQRAEWQRDGAAPPPDMRAAPEAAAAPDARLAARLRAPHARAYHAGTYTCAADRRHRVRVVVLPAGEEPSPSPAAAAAAAASDAPPEVLYDVRGNFTLLCPLANDKSLQYVCLLSPPTSPSTTSAASDAPPEVLYDVRGNFTLLCPLANDKSLHLLSPPTSPSTTSAASDAPPEVLYDVRGNFTLLCPLANDKSLHLLSPPTSPSTTSAASDAPPEVLYDVRGNFTLLCPLANDKSLHLLSPPTSPSTTSAASDAPPEVLYDVRVSRPVPTASSHLLLHHRQHPPRPTRRPRCCTTCAATSRCCARSPTTRACSTCGECHALCLQPPLTSYFTIDNIRRVRRAARGAVRRARQLHAAVPARQRQEPAVRVVSVTPCAYSLLSPPTSPPTTSAASDAPPEVLYDVRGNFTLLCPLANDKSLQYVWRKNETEISLVWDKERYSLERGGAEFRLARTTEEDFGNYSCALPGAGEARWAVRGRPHLKLPANTNVVEGQKLKLTCRVTGKPYARVEWSYSNASDDKGPYVPLDDSAVLADSDAGAPDAVLLLAAAARRHAGYYRCSAPGALLNATTTLRVKDMYAALWPFLGICAEVFVLCAIILLYERRRTKPDLDDSDTDNHDQ, encoded by the exons ATGGCCCGAGTCGCTTCCTGTTTGCCTCTCGCGTTTCTATTTTTAGCGAGTGTAATTCCGTCAGAAGCAcaaa AGGCGGAGGCGGACGCGGAGGCGGAGGAGAGCCGCGTGACGGTGGCGCTGGGCGCGCCGCTCACGGTGGAGTGCCGCCTGCGCGCCGAGCAGCGCGCCGAGTGGCAGCGCgacggcgccgcgccgccgcccgacATGCGCGCCGCGCCCGAGGCGGCCGCCGCGCCCGACGCGCGCCTCGCCGCACGCCTGCGCGCCCCGCACGCGCGCGCGTACCACGCCGGCACCTACACGTGCGCCGCCGACCGCCGCCACCGCGTGCGCGTCGTGGTGCTGCCCGCCG GTGAGGAGCCGTCGCCGTCGCCcgcagccgccgccgccgccgccgccagcgACGCGCCGCCCGAGGTGCTGTACGACGTGCGCGGCAACTTCACGCTGCTGTGCCCGCTCGCCAACGACAAGAGCCTGCAGTACGTGTG CCTCCTCTCACCTCCTACTTCACCATCGACAACATCCGCCGCGTCCGACGCGCCGCCCGAGGTGCTGTACGACGTGCGCGGCAACTTCACGCTGCTGTGCCCGCTCGCCAACGACAAGAGCCTGCA CCTCCTCTCACCTCCTACTTCACCATCGACAACATCCGCCGCGTCCGACGCGCCGCCCGAGGTGCTGTACGACGTGCGCGGCAACTTCACGCTGCTGTGCCCGCTCGCCAACGACAAGAGCCTGCA CCTCCTCTCACCTCCTACTTCACCATCGACAACATCCGCCGCGTCCGACGCGCCGCCCGAGGTGCTGTACGACGTGCGCGGCAACTTCACGCTGCTGTGCCCGCTCGCCAACGACAAGAGCCTGCA CCTCCTCTCACCTCCTACTTCACCATCGACAACATCCGCCGCGTCCGACGCGCCGCCCGAGGTGCTGTACGACGTGCGCG TGTCACGCCCTGTGCCTACAGCCTCCTCTCACCTCCTACTTCACCATCGACAACATCCGCCGCGTCCGACGCGCCGCCCGAGGTGCTGTACGACGTGCGCGGCAACTTCACGCTGCTGTGCCCGCTCGCCAACGACAAGAGCCTGCAGTACGTGTGGTGAGTGTCACGCCCTGTGCCTACAGCCTCCTCTCACCTCCTACTTCACCATCGACAACATCCGCCGCGTCCGACGCGCCGCCCGAGGTGCTGTACGACGTGCGCGGCAACTTCACGCTGCTGTGCCCGCTCGCCAACGACAAGAGCCTGCAGTACGTGTGGTGAGTGTCACGCCCTGTGCCTACAGCCTCCTCTCACCTCCTACTTCACCACCGACAACATCCGCCGCGTCCGACGCGCCGCCCGAGGTGCTGTACGACGTGCGCGGCAACTTCACGCTGCTGTGCCCGCTCGCCAACGACAAGAGCCTGCAGTACGTGTG GAGGAAGAACGAGACGGAGATCTCGCTGGTGTGGGACAAGGAGCGCTACTCGCTGGAGCGCGGCGGCGCCGAGTTCCGCCTGGCGCGCACCACCGAGGAGGACTTCGGCAACTACTCGTGCGCGCTGCCCGGCGCGGGCGAGGCGCGCTGGGCCGTGCGGGGCCGCCCGCATCTCAAGCTACCCGCCAACACCAACGTGGTGGAGGGGCAGAAGCTGAAGCTGACCTGCCGCGTGACGGGCAAGCCGTACGCGCGCGTCGAGTGGTCCTACTCCAACGCCAGCGACGACAAGGGGCCCTACGTGCCGCTCGACGACAGCGCCGTGCTGGCCGACAGCGACGCGGGCGCGCCCGACGCCGTGCTGCtgctggcggcggcggcgcggcgccacGCCGGCTACTACCGCTGCAGCGCGCCCGGCGCCTTGCTCAACGCCACCACCACGCTGCGCGTCAAGGACATGTACGCCGCGCTGTGGCCCTTCCTCGGCATCTGCGCCGAGGTGTTCGTGCTGTGCGCCATCATCCTGCTGTACGAGCGTCGCCGCACCAAGCCCGACCTGGACGACTCCGACACCGACAACCACGACCAGTGA